The proteins below come from a single Xyrauchen texanus isolate HMW12.3.18 chromosome 3, RBS_HiC_50CHRs, whole genome shotgun sequence genomic window:
- the dpm2 gene encoding dolichol phosphate-mannose biosynthesis regulatory protein, producing MATGADQAVGLGLVGFTLLLFTYYTIWVIVLPFVDSDHVIHSYFFPREYSVILPGVAALILILFVGTFIGVVTWKNRKPKKVD from the exons ATG GCAACCGGGGCAGATCAAGCTGTTGGCTTGGGACTTGTCGGCTTTACGCTGTTGCTGTTTACATATTACACCATTTGGGTCATAGTTTTg CCATTTGTAGACAGTGACCATGTGATCCACAGCTACTTTTTTCCACGTGAATATTCAGTCATACTTCCTGGAGTTGCAGCATTAATTCTCATTCTTTTTGTTG GCACCTTCATAGGGGTTGTAACATGGAAGAATCGAAAGCCTAAAAAAGTTGATTAA